A region of Drosophila mauritiana strain mau12 chromosome 3L, ASM438214v1, whole genome shotgun sequence DNA encodes the following proteins:
- the LOC117141261 gene encoding protein dpy-30 homolog codes for MPFSPGELEVNGGGDVAKNDSNSQQSLEGINAFAACQKPRPDTSSMPVRQYLDQTVAPILLHGLQALARDRPSDPVSYLATYLLKNKNRCDEVKAEEN; via the coding sequence ATGCCGTTTTCCCCAGGAGAGCTGGAAGTCAATGGCGGCGGAGATGTGGCCAAGAACGACTCCAACTCGCAGCAATCGTTGGAGGGCATCAATGCGTTCGCCGCCTGCCAGAAGCCGCGTCCGGACACCAGCTCCATGCCGGTTCGCCAGTACCTCGACCAGACGGTGGCCCCCATTTTGCTGCACGGACTGCAGGCTTTGGCCCGGGATCGCCCCAGTGATCCGGTCAGCTACTTGGCCACCTATCTGCTGAAGAACAAGAACCGCTGCGACGAGGTCAAGGCGGAGGAAAACTAG